The Chitinophagales bacterium genome has a window encoding:
- a CDS encoding Crp/Fnr family transcriptional regulator: MNSIVAHFDKYLPLDEAEISALTGHLVEKKVKRRQYILQEGDICKYFTYVVKGCFKMYGVDNSGTEFNLAFAAEDDWISDIDSLHKEKPSKLFIEAIEPSVVLQLSKGALWYLYSNYPKFDRNFRVIIEDKYIELQNRLLQTLSVSALERYENFLEHYPNLANRLPNTQIASYLGITPEFLSKIRNQRTGKPSNP, from the coding sequence ATGAATAGTATTGTTGCACATTTTGATAAGTATCTCCCTTTGGATGAAGCGGAAATATCAGCTCTTACGGGTCACCTGGTAGAAAAAAAAGTAAAACGCAGGCAATACATTTTGCAGGAAGGAGACATTTGCAAGTATTTTACGTATGTAGTAAAAGGCTGTTTTAAAATGTACGGAGTAGACAATTCCGGTACCGAATTTAACCTTGCGTTTGCAGCTGAAGATGACTGGATCTCTGACATTGACAGTTTGCATAAAGAAAAACCCTCCAAATTATTCATAGAAGCCATAGAACCGTCAGTTGTGTTGCAGCTATCTAAAGGCGCGCTCTGGTATTTATACAGTAACTATCCAAAGTTCGACCGGAATTTTCGTGTTATTATAGAAGATAAATACATTGAACTGCAAAACAGGCTGCTGCAAACCCTTAGTGTTTCAGCACTTGAGCGGTATGAAAATTTCCTTGAGCATTATCCTAACCTGGCAAATCGTTTGCCGAATACACAGATCGCATCTTACCTGGGTATTACTCCGGAATTCCTGAGCAAAATCAGGAACCAGAGAACGGGAAAACCCTCTAACCCTTAA
- a CDS encoding energy transducer TonB — translation MRRRTIHIVSLLLLLFAAGNTLHAQTDTTGTEKRLIDELTTRPEFKGDVNKYIVMHHKYPPVAQEANITGTVYVRFMVDEHGAVQEPFVARNTRRLGAGLEEEAIRLVKSMPAWQPGTYKGKPVRVIYTLPVVFKLE, via the coding sequence ATGAGGAGAAGAACTATACATATCGTATCACTACTACTCCTGCTATTTGCAGCAGGCAATACACTGCATGCGCAAACAGACACCACAGGTACTGAGAAAAGACTGATAGACGAACTTACCACAAGGCCGGAATTTAAAGGGGATGTAAATAAGTATATCGTGATGCATCACAAATACCCGCCTGTAGCACAGGAAGCTAACATAACGGGAACGGTCTACGTTCGTTTTATGGTAGATGAGCATGGCGCGGTGCAGGAACCATTCGTAGCACGTAATACACGAAGGTTAGGCGCAGGGCTAGAAGAAGAAGCGATACGGCTAGTAAAGTCGATGCCGGCATGGCAGCCCGGCACTTATAAGGGCAAACCCGTAAGAGTGATCTATACACTGCCTGTAGTTTTCAAGCTGGAGTAG
- a CDS encoding aldehyde dehydrogenase has protein sequence MNLNAPEYIANYIGGSLQAPLGGQYMDNVNPATGEVYSHTPDSDIKDIEEAVGAARAAFPMWSTTAAEERFKILNRIAELIDENLDALALAETNDNGKPLWLSKKVDIPRASSNFRFFATGLMHFASESHMTEDRAINYTLRQPIGVVGCISPWNLPLYLFSWKIAPALAAGNCVVAKPSEVTPMTGYLLSVICKEAGLPDGVLNIVHGNGPNCGSAIVSHPEIKAISFTGSTRAGKEIAAIAGPMFKKISLELGGKNPNIIFADCDWDKMMRTTLQSSFANQGQICLCGSRVLVEESIYEKFKEEFVARAAKLIPGDPLDDNSKQGAVVSKLHFDKVMSCIELAKEEGGKILLGGEAVKGTGRCENGFFIQPTIVEGLGASCRTNMEEIFGPVVTIQSFRTEEEALDLANCSDYGLAATIWTQDITRANRVAMNVKSGIIWVNCWLFRDLRTPFGGFNSSGVGREGGWEAMKFFTDPKNVCVEL, from the coding sequence ATGAATCTCAATGCTCCTGAATATATAGCCAATTATATAGGTGGCAGCCTGCAGGCGCCCCTTGGCGGCCAATACATGGATAATGTGAACCCCGCAACGGGTGAGGTGTACAGCCATACGCCCGATAGTGACATAAAAGACATTGAAGAGGCGGTAGGTGCGGCAAGGGCTGCATTCCCCATGTGGAGCACAACGGCGGCTGAGGAACGTTTCAAGATACTCAACCGCATAGCCGAGCTGATAGATGAGAACCTGGATGCTCTTGCGCTGGCCGAGACCAACGACAATGGTAAGCCGTTATGGCTCAGTAAAAAGGTGGATATTCCCCGTGCTTCCAGTAATTTCAGGTTTTTCGCTACCGGGCTCATGCATTTCGCCTCCGAAAGTCATATGACCGAGGACAGGGCCATCAACTATACGCTCCGCCAGCCTATCGGCGTGGTGGGTTGTATCTCTCCGTGGAACCTGCCGCTATATCTCTTTTCGTGGAAGATAGCACCGGCTCTGGCCGCGGGCAACTGCGTGGTGGCCAAGCCCAGTGAGGTGACGCCCATGACAGGTTACCTGCTCAGCGTCATCTGCAAAGAGGCAGGGCTGCCCGATGGTGTGCTGAACATCGTACACGGTAACGGTCCCAACTGTGGCAGTGCTATCGTATCACATCCTGAGATAAAAGCAATATCATTTACAGGCAGTACCCGCGCGGGTAAAGAGATAGCTGCTATAGCAGGGCCTATGTTCAAAAAGATATCTCTGGAACTGGGCGGTAAGAACCCCAATATCATATTCGCCGATTGCGATTGGGATAAGATGATGCGTACTACACTGCAATCCTCATTCGCCAACCAGGGGCAGATCTGCCTTTGCGGTAGCCGTGTATTGGTAGAGGAGAGTATATATGAAAAATTTAAGGAGGAGTTTGTGGCACGTGCTGCAAAACTCATCCCCGGCGACCCGTTGGACGATAACAGCAAACAAGGCGCGGTAGTAAGCAAACTGCATTTTGACAAAGTAATGAGCTGTATAGAACTGGCCAAAGAAGAAGGTGGTAAGATACTGCTGGGTGGCGAGGCAGTAAAAGGTACCGGCCGCTGCGAGAATGGCTTCTTTATACAACCAACGATCGTAGAAGGGCTCGGCGCAAGTTGCCGCACCAATATGGAAGAGATATTCGGCCCTGTGGTGACGATACAATCTTTCAGAACGGAAGAAGAGGCGCTGGACCTGGCCAATTGCAGTGATTATGGCCTTGCGGCTACTATATGGACACAGGACATCACCCGTGCCAATCGTGTAGCTATGAATGTGAAGAGTGGTATCATCTGGGTCAACTGTTGGCTGTTCCGCGACCTGCGTACGCCGTTCGGAGGCTTCAACAGTTCAGGTGTAGGCCGCGAAGGTGGCTGGGAAGCCATGAAGTTCTTTACAGACCCTAAAAATGTTTGCGTGGAGTTGTAA
- a CDS encoding RidA family protein, which translates to MSDKLSTDKAPKPVGLYPHARKAGNLLFLSGIGPRNAGENDMVVPGLKLDKNGNFLEFDFEAQCRNVFDNVRIVLEECGSSWDKLVDVTVFLVNMKRDFATYNRVYAEYFKDNQPCRTTVEISSLPTPIAIELKCIATID; encoded by the coding sequence ATGAGCGATAAACTTTCAACAGATAAAGCACCTAAACCCGTAGGATTGTACCCGCATGCCCGCAAAGCAGGCAACCTGTTATTCCTGTCGGGCATAGGCCCGCGCAATGCAGGTGAGAATGATATGGTAGTACCCGGATTGAAACTGGACAAGAACGGAAACTTCCTCGAGTTTGATTTTGAAGCGCAATGCCGCAACGTATTTGACAATGTGCGCATCGTATTGGAAGAATGTGGCAGCAGTTGGGATAAACTGGTAGACGTAACTGTTTTTCTGGTAAACATGAAGCGCGACTTTGCAACCTATAACAGGGTATACGCAGAGTACTTCAAAGACAATCAGCCTTGCCGCACTACGGTGGAGATAAGTTCATTGCCTACACCCATAGCTATCGAGCTCAAGTGTATTGCAACAATTGATTAA
- a CDS encoding NAD(P)-binding domain-containing protein — protein MNNVSEQTKVAIIGLGNIGTAIAGNLIKGDHPVIIASRDLSKAEKLAGVLGEKVTAMEISAAIREAEVVIPAIYFDKIQEFVQEYANELHGKIIIDVSNPIAPDGNGGFKKIIDKNQSAGNIIAGLIPPDSILVKAFGTLGVGSLVNAAFNEPERKVLFYASDSTKSIKQVAELITDSGFTPFHIGGIDQSIRIEVFGDLHEFGALGKTVTLGEVEQTFRDH, from the coding sequence ATGAATAACGTAAGTGAGCAAACAAAAGTGGCCATTATTGGCTTAGGTAATATTGGCACGGCCATTGCCGGTAATCTTATAAAAGGAGACCATCCTGTAATTATCGCGTCGCGCGATTTATCAAAGGCTGAAAAGCTGGCAGGTGTTTTAGGAGAGAAGGTAACCGCAATGGAAATATCTGCTGCAATCAGGGAAGCTGAGGTAGTAATTCCTGCTATTTACTTTGATAAAATTCAGGAGTTTGTACAAGAATATGCCAATGAATTACACGGCAAGATCATCATAGATGTTTCCAACCCTATTGCACCCGACGGTAACGGTGGTTTTAAAAAAATCATTGATAAAAACCAATCGGCAGGTAATATTATTGCCGGGTTGATTCCACCGGATAGCATACTAGTAAAAGCATTTGGAACCCTTGGGGTAGGTTCATTAGTAAATGCTGCTTTTAATGAACCTGAAAGAAAAGTACTGTTCTATGCTTCAGACAGCACGAAAAGCATAAAACAAGTGGCCGAGCTTATCACAGATAGTGGTTTTACTCCTTTTCATATAGGTGGCATTGACCAGTCGATACGCATTGAAGTATTTGGAGATCTGCATGAATTTGGCGCACTGGGTAAAACTGTGACACTTGGAGAGGTGGAGCAAACATTTCGCGATCATTAA
- a CDS encoding SgcJ/EcaC family oxidoreductase produces the protein MEQSIEKSAIQNLLRTYEEALNTSDVNKVLQVYTDDGVFMPTTLPTAKGKEQLKASYEHVFQTIQLNVKFSIEEIVVSGDVAFAQTSSQGTVLIHANGQTAAEENREFFFLNKENEEWKISRYMFNKAK, from the coding sequence ATGGAACAATCCATAGAAAAATCAGCCATCCAGAATTTACTACGTACTTACGAGGAAGCTCTCAATACTTCTGACGTAAACAAGGTATTGCAAGTGTACACTGATGATGGGGTATTTATGCCCACCACCCTTCCGACAGCAAAAGGGAAAGAACAGTTAAAAGCATCCTACGAGCATGTTTTTCAGACTATTCAATTGAACGTTAAATTCAGTATTGAAGAAATAGTGGTAAGCGGCGATGTTGCATTTGCCCAAACATCTTCACAGGGCACCGTCTTGATCCATGCCAACGGACAAACCGCAGCTGAAGAAAACCGTGAATTTTTCTTTTTGAATAAAGAGAACGAGGAATGGAAAATATCACGGTATATGTTTAACAAAGCCAAATGA